In Luteibaculum oceani, the following are encoded in one genomic region:
- a CDS encoding BPTI/Kunitz-type proteinase inhibitor domain-containing protein yields the protein MRLAVLLLFFAFGLISCEKEVKDCPAERCSLKPDAGPCEAAIKKYYYSRERNKCLEFTWGGCKGTVPFNTLADCQGACLCKD from the coding sequence ATGAGATTAGCCGTTTTACTTTTGTTCTTTGCCTTTGGACTTATTTCTTGTGAGAAGGAGGTAAAAGATTGCCCAGCGGAGCGTTGCAGTCTAAAACCCGATGCGGGACCCTGTGAAGCTGCGATTAAAAAGTATTACTACAGCAGGGAGCGAAATAAATGCCTAGAATTTACTTGGGGTGGATGTAAGGGGACGGTTCCGTTTAATACCCTTGCCGATTGCCAAGGCGCTTGTTTGTGTAAAGATTGA
- a CDS encoding DUF2341 domain-containing protein, translating to MRFILATILFCFSVTVFGQLDAWKWRKQIKIENKSNSEDIEQSPVFFVLNGADLEAAGKIRSDYGDLRVSIDCDGDSLLNYWIENPTGGNNTIVWAYYPDTIRARSEITLYVFYGNSAATSAEDFDATFPTQAIYDEDGTLPDVTDVDWFEVQPGVTLTGASATIVYNITAARVKIDGTIDLTGLGEQQSVVAPANGTGTGGDGFGGGGGGYGADGAPGFDADNAGDPGAPGTAQGDRKAVSLDTAHAGGNGFVGIADPLGMGNDQQEPTFAGGNGGGAIRIRAAFISINELIVDGANGEGANQGGAGIPAGTAFGGNPPNGSGGGGAGGGALLQAALIDITGDLSADGGDGGEVPGTSEGTGGGGGGGRVKIFSDTLNISGLVSAYGGLGGLLGNGQQGTPPNNGDTGTVYIDSATIHAAPVPTEIFDTRNGVDFIDAMAPNYVECRGVNIDFTTSKNFANYQYFINNELVQSSGSNVMSVDTFSVDPTIHVIATAGVCINYSDTIVPDILTGPYSEFFPAGFNLTYNFQNLSKDATSYLWDFGDGSTSTQFEPTYKYGQPDTVTACLTAFNPGLQCQSHISCQEIIIECNPPRPGFTNSNNGLRVNFLDLSDFTTTWLWDFGDGNTSTQKSPVHEYISPGTYTVTVTYKNECGTVTFSKNITVDCNFNASFTSQKIGNTLEVKFTNTTPGAHTTNWEFGDGTQTTGGKTVSHKYIASGSYNVCMTSISQCGATVDCQLLSFSCNKPSVDFTFTTQDTNATFTSTVTGNLGDITWDFGDGTTTNILNPTHAYEEDGVYNVCLTAQNDCGRVTRCKEVAATCDDPAASFDFVTSDGYTYSFGDSSLNAVKWRWELGPDRVVSNQQHPTYTYRNDTTRSYVVCLTIFNTCGESDRVCKTINVKCLKPTVGFTYTIDDTTVTFTSSVKNQIGGVNWTFGDGGKSNHVNPVYSYSGEGEYEVCITATNKCATVSHCETVVISCNDPVARFNKSTADGFNYSFRDSSINAEQWFWDFGIAGETSTLRNPTYSYKADSTARYRACLTVFNGCGEAKTNCQFIFVTDSTTVGIDLFELGMLEVYPNPNNGRITLNNIGEITGDLQLRNVLGQIVRRRAVSGESNVELEFYDQPEGVYLVDIIAENGARGILRIVKQ from the coding sequence ATGAGGTTTATACTTGCTACCATTCTATTTTGCTTTTCTGTAACTGTATTTGGGCAACTTGATGCTTGGAAGTGGCGAAAGCAAATTAAGATTGAAAACAAGAGCAATTCAGAAGACATAGAGCAGTCTCCTGTTTTTTTTGTTTTAAACGGCGCTGATTTAGAAGCAGCCGGAAAAATAAGAAGCGATTACGGTGATTTAAGAGTTTCCATCGATTGTGATGGAGATTCACTTTTAAATTACTGGATTGAAAATCCTACTGGAGGAAATAATACCATAGTTTGGGCATATTATCCAGATACAATCCGAGCTCGTTCGGAAATTACCTTGTATGTATTTTACGGGAATAGCGCAGCAACATCCGCTGAAGATTTCGATGCAACTTTCCCAACACAGGCTATTTACGATGAAGATGGAACCCTACCAGATGTTACGGATGTAGACTGGTTTGAGGTGCAACCTGGTGTAACCTTAACGGGAGCTAGTGCAACTATCGTTTACAACATAACAGCAGCTCGTGTTAAAATCGACGGTACCATAGACTTAACAGGATTAGGGGAGCAACAATCTGTTGTAGCGCCTGCAAATGGAACTGGAACTGGAGGTGATGGTTTCGGTGGAGGTGGTGGAGGTTATGGAGCCGATGGTGCTCCAGGCTTCGATGCAGATAATGCTGGAGATCCAGGTGCTCCAGGAACTGCTCAGGGAGATAGAAAAGCTGTAAGCCTTGATACCGCACACGCTGGTGGAAATGGATTTGTTGGAATTGCCGATCCACTTGGAATGGGTAACGACCAACAAGAGCCCACCTTCGCAGGTGGAAATGGAGGAGGAGCGATTAGAATTAGAGCCGCCTTTATTTCTATAAATGAACTTATTGTCGACGGAGCCAACGGAGAAGGAGCCAACCAAGGTGGCGCGGGTATCCCTGCGGGTACGGCATTTGGAGGAAATCCACCCAATGGATCTGGAGGTGGTGGAGCCGGAGGTGGAGCATTGCTACAAGCCGCTTTAATTGATATTACTGGCGACCTTAGTGCCGATGGAGGTGATGGGGGAGAAGTACCAGGAACTTCCGAAGGAACCGGAGGTGGAGGTGGAGGTGGAAGAGTTAAAATCTTCTCTGATACTTTAAATATTTCAGGATTGGTTTCCGCTTATGGTGGGTTAGGTGGTCTTTTAGGAAATGGACAGCAAGGAACCCCTCCAAATAATGGAGATACGGGTACGGTTTATATCGATTCGGCTACCATCCACGCTGCACCAGTACCCACCGAAATTTTTGATACCAGAAATGGGGTTGATTTCATAGATGCTATGGCTCCCAATTATGTGGAATGTAGAGGAGTTAACATAGATTTTACAACGTCGAAGAACTTTGCAAATTACCAGTACTTTATCAATAATGAATTGGTTCAAAGCTCAGGTTCCAACGTAATGTCGGTTGATACTTTTTCGGTAGATCCAACAATTCACGTTATCGCTACCGCCGGTGTTTGTATCAATTATTCGGATACCATTGTTCCAGATATTCTAACTGGGCCCTATTCTGAGTTTTTTCCAGCTGGATTTAACCTTACCTATAATTTTCAAAACCTCTCTAAGGACGCAACTTCATACTTATGGGATTTTGGAGACGGTTCAACAAGCACCCAATTCGAGCCCACCTATAAATACGGGCAGCCAGATACAGTTACTGCTTGTTTAACTGCGTTCAACCCTGGTTTGCAATGCCAAAGTCATATCTCATGTCAGGAAATCATTATTGAGTGTAATCCACCAAGACCTGGATTTACTAATTCTAATAATGGATTGAGAGTGAATTTTCTTGACCTTTCAGATTTTACCACAACCTGGTTATGGGATTTTGGAGATGGAAACACCTCTACACAAAAATCTCCTGTGCACGAATATATTTCCCCAGGAACATACACGGTTACAGTTACATACAAGAATGAATGTGGTACCGTAACTTTTTCGAAAAACATTACCGTTGATTGTAACTTTAATGCATCCTTCACCTCCCAGAAGATAGGAAACACCTTAGAAGTAAAGTTTACCAATACTACTCCTGGTGCCCATACTACAAACTGGGAGTTTGGAGATGGAACGCAAACCACGGGAGGAAAGACGGTGTCGCACAAGTACATAGCTTCGGGTTCGTATAATGTGTGTATGACATCCATATCCCAGTGTGGAGCCACGGTTGATTGTCAGTTATTAAGTTTCTCTTGTAACAAACCATCTGTGGATTTCACCTTTACCACCCAGGATACCAATGCAACCTTTACAAGCACGGTTACGGGTAATTTAGGAGATATTACTTGGGATTTTGGAGATGGAACTACAACCAATATTTTAAATCCAACCCATGCTTACGAGGAAGATGGAGTTTACAATGTATGTTTAACTGCACAAAATGATTGTGGTAGAGTAACCCGTTGTAAAGAAGTAGCAGCTACCTGCGATGACCCAGCTGCCTCTTTCGATTTTGTTACAAGCGATGGTTACACCTATTCTTTTGGAGACTCTTCGCTTAACGCAGTAAAATGGAGATGGGAACTAGGACCTGATCGCGTTGTGAGTAATCAGCAGCATCCTACTTACACCTACAGAAATGATACTACCCGATCTTATGTGGTTTGTCTAACGATATTTAATACCTGTGGAGAAAGCGACAGAGTATGTAAAACCATTAATGTAAAGTGCTTGAAACCTACGGTTGGATTTACCTACACCATTGATGATACTACCGTTACTTTTACTAGTTCGGTTAAAAATCAAATTGGTGGAGTTAACTGGACCTTTGGAGATGGAGGCAAAAGCAATCACGTTAATCCAGTTTATAGCTATTCGGGAGAAGGGGAATACGAGGTTTGTATAACGGCGACAAATAAATGCGCAACCGTCTCGCACTGTGAAACGGTGGTTATTTCTTGTAATGATCCAGTGGCAAGGTTTAACAAGTCTACCGCTGATGGTTTTAACTACAGCTTTAGAGATTCTTCTATAAATGCAGAGCAGTGGTTCTGGGATTTTGGAATAGCAGGGGAAACAAGTACGCTAAGAAATCCAACTTATTCCTACAAAGCAGATAGCACGGCAAGATATCGAGCATGCTTAACGGTTTTCAACGGGTGTGGTGAGGCAAAAACCAATTGTCAATTTATTTTCGTTACCGATAGCACTACTGTTGGTATAGACCTGTTTGAATTGGGGATGCTCGAGGTTTATCCCAACCCGAATAACGGTCGAATTACGCTAAATAATATTGGAGAAATTACCGGAGATCTTCAGTTGAGAAATGTTCTAGGACAAATCGTAAGAAGGCGTGCGGTATCTGGTGAAAGCAATGTGGAACTTGAGTTTTATGATCAACCAGAAGGTGTATATCTTGTAGACATTATTGCTGAAAATGGGGCTCGTGGAATATTGCGAATTGTAAAACAATGA
- a CDS encoding TonB-dependent receptor — protein sequence MIRLLLYLIVILLAIPDVSWGQEYVVGSISGPQGKLIGANVFWKSSNKGSISNEVGNFKIKFNGPDSLCFRYIGYKSICVWVPKPSTVNIKLKESAITTDEVVITGAKSDLTRGTQMSTQTMSLQQIEELPSFLGEVDILKSIQLLPGVQSAGEGNSGFYVRGGGPDQNLILLDKAPVYNASHLLGLFSIFNHQAIGDPTLIKGGMPARFGNRLASVLEIPTKNGNFNKHEFGGGIGLVASRLYASGPILKDKVSYLITGRRTYIDALAAPFIPDDSQAKGSAYYFYDLNAQISAKLSDNDQVKVGFYLGDDVFKFLNKGSDISLRIPWGNLVLQGIYNRKFSNKLNADFYAYYDQYQFALQSQFDQFVIGVSSEINDYSLGSDWTFLPNSNHLVKFGVQLSRNKYLPSFAEASSGETDFDTGEKNYLHSNQYAAYIQDEWIISPIFTVNIGLRYSLFQHLGPYIRYDQRGENELPIIRRFGKGYIIKTYDGLEPRLAAKYSLTENSALKASFTQNYQYLHLASISPVSLPTDIWIPSTSRIKPQNGQQYALGYFHELSAIQSQFSIETYYKSMKNLVEYKDNVNPEDNLNDNVDNQLIQGKGYSYGVEFYFKKKAGKFNGWIGYTWSRTRRIFEELNEGRSFPAKYDRTHDLSLAATYQASKKWTFGANFVFGTGNAISLPTTRYFSFLDGRVLGVYKDRNSFRMPNYHRFDISATLRPKKNENRKYQSWWVFSLYNVYSRQNPYFLYFDAEGTLGSNDLKLTAKQVSLFPILPSVTWNFAF from the coding sequence TTGATCCGACTACTACTGTACCTCATTGTAATTTTATTGGCCATACCCGATGTATCATGGGGTCAGGAGTACGTTGTGGGTTCTATATCTGGACCTCAGGGCAAATTGATTGGAGCCAATGTGTTCTGGAAATCATCGAATAAAGGTAGTATCAGTAATGAAGTAGGAAATTTTAAGATTAAGTTCAACGGTCCCGATAGTCTTTGTTTCCGATATATTGGATACAAAAGTATCTGTGTATGGGTTCCTAAGCCAAGCACCGTAAATATTAAACTAAAGGAGAGTGCAATAACTACTGATGAAGTAGTAATCACTGGAGCCAAAAGCGATCTTACGCGTGGCACCCAAATGAGTACTCAAACGATGAGCTTACAGCAAATCGAAGAACTCCCTTCATTTTTGGGTGAAGTGGATATTTTAAAAAGCATACAATTGTTACCTGGTGTTCAATCGGCAGGTGAAGGAAATTCAGGATTTTACGTTCGCGGTGGAGGGCCCGATCAAAATTTAATCCTTCTGGATAAAGCCCCTGTGTATAACGCTTCCCACCTTTTAGGACTGTTTTCCATATTTAATCATCAAGCCATAGGCGATCCAACTTTAATAAAAGGTGGTATGCCGGCTCGATTTGGGAATAGGCTGGCCAGTGTGTTAGAAATTCCAACTAAAAACGGGAACTTTAATAAGCACGAATTTGGTGGAGGCATTGGCTTGGTTGCAAGCCGACTTTATGCTTCGGGCCCTATTCTAAAGGATAAAGTATCCTATTTAATTACCGGACGAAGAACCTACATTGATGCTTTAGCGGCTCCCTTCATTCCCGACGATTCTCAGGCAAAGGGTTCGGCCTACTATTTTTACGACCTCAACGCTCAGATAAGTGCTAAACTCAGCGATAATGACCAGGTAAAAGTGGGTTTTTACTTGGGTGATGATGTTTTCAAGTTCCTTAATAAAGGATCGGACATCAGTTTAAGAATACCGTGGGGCAACCTTGTTCTTCAAGGGATTTACAATAGAAAATTCTCCAATAAGCTTAATGCAGACTTTTATGCTTATTACGATCAATACCAGTTTGCTCTTCAGTCTCAGTTCGACCAATTCGTTATTGGCGTTTCCTCTGAGATAAATGATTACAGTCTTGGTTCGGACTGGACTTTCCTTCCAAATTCAAATCATTTGGTAAAATTTGGCGTTCAATTAAGTAGAAACAAATACCTGCCATCTTTTGCAGAGGCAAGTTCTGGAGAAACGGATTTCGATACCGGAGAAAAGAATTACCTACACTCCAATCAGTATGCCGCATACATCCAGGATGAGTGGATTATTTCCCCAATTTTTACGGTAAATATCGGATTGAGATATTCCCTTTTCCAACACTTAGGACCCTATATACGGTACGATCAACGAGGTGAAAACGAACTACCTATCATAAGAAGATTTGGCAAGGGGTACATAATTAAAACCTACGATGGCCTAGAACCAAGGTTGGCAGCTAAATACAGCTTAACCGAAAACTCTGCACTTAAAGCCTCTTTCACGCAAAATTATCAGTATCTCCACCTGGCTTCCATATCACCAGTTTCGCTGCCAACAGACATCTGGATACCCTCAACTAGCAGAATTAAACCGCAAAACGGACAACAATACGCCTTGGGTTACTTCCATGAACTATCCGCTATTCAGTCTCAATTTTCCATAGAGACTTACTACAAAAGCATGAAAAACTTGGTGGAGTACAAAGACAATGTTAACCCAGAAGATAACCTCAACGACAATGTAGACAACCAATTAATCCAAGGGAAAGGGTACTCCTATGGTGTGGAATTTTACTTCAAGAAAAAAGCAGGGAAATTTAATGGATGGATTGGCTACACTTGGAGCAGAACACGGAGAATTTTTGAGGAACTAAATGAGGGAAGATCCTTTCCCGCTAAATATGATAGGACCCATGACCTTTCTTTAGCGGCAACCTATCAAGCCAGCAAAAAATGGACTTTCGGCGCAAACTTTGTTTTTGGAACGGGCAATGCTATTAGCCTTCCTACCACCCGATATTTCAGCTTTTTAGATGGTAGGGTACTAGGTGTATATAAAGATCGAAATAGCTTTAGAATGCCCAATTATCACCGCTTCGATATTAGTGCCACGCTTAGACCTAAGAAAAACGAAAATCGCAAGTATCAATCTTGGTGGGTATTCTCATTATACAATGTTTATTCACGCCAAAACCCCTATTTCCTTTATTTCGATGCAGAGGGAACATTGGGTTCAAACGATTTAAAATTAACAGCTAAACAGGTTTCACTATTTCCAATATTACCTTCAGTTACATGGAATTTCGCATTTTAA
- the trxB gene encoding thioredoxin-disulfide reductase has protein sequence MSERTHTPCLIIGSGPAGYTAAIYAARADLKPMMIEGLQPGGQLTETTEVDNFPGYPQGVTGPQMMIDLKAQAERFDAEVRNGYVTKVDFTGPKHKVWVDEKHEITADTIIISTGASAKWLGLESEIRLRDAGGGVSACAVCDGFFYRNQEVAIVGAGDTACEEASYLAKLCKKVYMIVRRDEMRASKAMQHRVMNMENIEILWNTETVEVLGKDAVEGVRVINNKTKEERDITVTGFFVAIGHKPNTDIFKGWLDMDEQGYLKVTPGTAKTKIPGVFVSGDAADKVYRQAVTAAGTGCMAALDAERYLAEQGH, from the coding sequence ATGAGCGAAAGAACACATACCCCTTGCCTAATTATTGGATCGGGACCCGCAGGATATACTGCAGCTATTTATGCCGCAAGAGCAGACCTTAAACCCATGATGATAGAAGGGCTTCAACCAGGTGGCCAGTTAACTGAAACCACCGAAGTTGATAACTTCCCTGGATACCCACAAGGGGTTACAGGACCTCAAATGATGATAGATCTTAAAGCTCAGGCTGAGCGTTTCGATGCCGAAGTAAGAAATGGTTATGTTACTAAAGTAGACTTTACCGGTCCTAAGCACAAAGTTTGGGTAGATGAAAAGCACGAAATTACAGCAGACACTATCATTATTTCCACCGGGGCTTCCGCTAAATGGTTAGGATTGGAGTCTGAAATCAGACTAAGAGATGCTGGTGGTGGTGTTTCTGCCTGTGCTGTTTGCGACGGATTCTTTTACAGAAACCAAGAGGTAGCAATTGTAGGTGCTGGAGATACTGCTTGTGAGGAAGCAAGCTATTTAGCGAAGCTTTGTAAAAAGGTTTACATGATTGTTCGTAGAGACGAGATGAGAGCTTCTAAAGCTATGCAGCATCGCGTAATGAACATGGAGAACATTGAAATTCTTTGGAATACCGAAACGGTTGAAGTTCTTGGAAAAGACGCCGTAGAAGGTGTACGTGTAATAAACAACAAAACCAAAGAAGAAAGAGATATTACGGTTACCGGATTCTTCGTTGCCATTGGTCACAAACCCAATACCGACATATTTAAAGGTTGGTTAGATATGGATGAGCAAGGATACTTGAAAGTGACTCCTGGAACAGCAAAAACCAAAATTCCTGGTGTTTTTGTCTCTGGAGATGCCGCCGATAAAGTTTACCGTCAGGCTGTAACTGCAGCGGGAACTGGATGTATGGCTGCATTAGATGCAGAACGTTACCTAGCAGAGCAAGGACATTAA
- a CDS encoding OmpA family protein, whose product MRTFIARSILFGVLLFLGNIIAAQETCDAPEGSRKIRSLVEEVMDTTKNSEERLSAAIALKRELPESKWALYQKTELQYWRNWSYQKPVEVLEDELLEIIETCIDQFPLSYYYLGNIAYLKGNPEEAKSRYQEFIKYSRGAENVPLIRLREAKESIGVLDFQAKVDEEAFEIKIYPLAGVNTADQEYLPAISPDNRTMFFTKKFPEKLLGEFRTVETEKLMSASRMGVENEFFQLSEMEHPFNSGKGNYGGLATELTGKEIFLTICNRSKSGYANCDIFRSEKRISAIEDGRVYYYWEEFDTLGTQINHPEQWESQPTISADGLTMLYSKYSDYTNGIDIYISKRDSIGGIWSDGKPLGGKVNTAGNEKAPFLHPDGETLYFSSDGHMGLGGYDLFVSRLKDGIWEKPRNLGKPINTEKDEHGLIVSTDGKYAYFASNTINSRGDYDIMTFELPDALRPEEIVVYKGFVDNPTDGATMELSTVDGKKIKDINVSSGDGMFATIVKKKDLKDPIVATVKKKGYAFTSELVDLENEKAGLIDSKKLGLKEIQTDEPYRINDINFSSNSYELTRSAKSVLMQFAEFLKINPSYSVDIQGHTDNIGGAAANKELSINRALAVKKYLISLGIKANRLGHVGFGQEQPLESNETEEGRAKNRRTEFVLRQR is encoded by the coding sequence TTGAGAACATTTATAGCAAGAAGTATCCTGTTTGGGGTACTTCTTTTTTTAGGAAATATTATTGCCGCACAGGAAACTTGTGATGCGCCAGAGGGTAGCAGAAAAATAAGGTCTTTGGTGGAAGAGGTAATGGATACCACCAAAAACTCGGAGGAACGACTCAGTGCAGCCATAGCGCTAAAACGAGAACTTCCAGAATCTAAGTGGGCATTGTACCAAAAAACCGAGCTGCAATACTGGAGAAATTGGTCTTATCAAAAGCCGGTTGAGGTTCTCGAAGATGAATTGTTGGAAATTATCGAAACCTGCATTGATCAATTTCCTTTATCTTATTACTATCTAGGGAATATCGCCTATTTAAAGGGTAACCCGGAAGAGGCAAAGAGCAGATATCAGGAATTTATTAAGTACTCAAGAGGTGCAGAAAATGTGCCCTTAATTCGTTTGCGGGAGGCCAAGGAGAGTATAGGGGTCCTGGATTTTCAAGCGAAAGTAGACGAGGAAGCTTTTGAAATAAAAATCTACCCATTGGCAGGGGTCAATACGGCAGATCAGGAATACTTGCCAGCCATATCTCCCGACAATAGAACCATGTTTTTTACCAAAAAATTTCCAGAGAAATTGCTTGGCGAATTTAGAACCGTTGAGACGGAAAAATTAATGTCTGCTTCAAGAATGGGCGTGGAAAATGAATTTTTTCAATTGTCTGAAATGGAACACCCATTTAATTCTGGAAAGGGAAACTATGGTGGTTTGGCAACTGAATTAACGGGTAAGGAAATTTTTCTAACCATTTGTAATAGAAGTAAGTCTGGCTATGCCAACTGCGATATCTTTCGATCCGAAAAGCGTATTTCGGCAATAGAAGATGGTAGGGTGTATTACTATTGGGAAGAGTTTGATACCCTGGGTACTCAAATTAACCATCCTGAGCAATGGGAGTCTCAACCCACTATTTCTGCGGATGGTTTAACCATGTTATATTCTAAATACAGTGATTATACCAATGGAATTGATATCTACATCTCGAAAAGAGATAGCATTGGTGGAATTTGGTCAGATGGTAAACCGCTAGGCGGAAAGGTTAATACCGCAGGAAATGAAAAAGCACCTTTCCTTCACCCAGATGGCGAAACATTATACTTTTCCTCCGATGGTCATATGGGACTAGGTGGATACGATTTATTTGTATCCAGGCTAAAAGATGGCATTTGGGAAAAGCCTAGAAATCTGGGGAAACCAATCAATACCGAAAAGGATGAACATGGTTTAATTGTTAGTACCGATGGAAAATATGCCTATTTCGCAAGTAATACCATCAACTCAAGGGGAGATTATGATATTATGACCTTTGAGCTTCCCGATGCGTTAAGGCCAGAGGAAATTGTGGTATACAAAGGGTTTGTTGATAACCCTACGGACGGAGCAACAATGGAACTTTCAACGGTAGATGGTAAGAAAATTAAGGACATAAACGTGTCATCCGGTGATGGAATGTTTGCCACCATTGTAAAAAAGAAAGATTTAAAAGATCCTATAGTTGCTACCGTTAAAAAGAAGGGGTATGCGTTTACTTCAGAACTAGTGGATTTAGAAAATGAAAAAGCTGGATTAATAGACAGTAAGAAGCTAGGCCTTAAGGAAATTCAAACCGATGAGCCCTATCGAATTAATGATATAAATTTTAGTTCCAACTCTTACGAATTAACTCGCTCTGCTAAGTCTGTTCTAATGCAGTTCGCCGAGTTTTTAAAAATCAACCCATCGTACAGTGTAGATATTCAGGGACACACCGATAATATTGGTGGAGCAGCCGCAAATAAGGAGTTATCCATTAACAGAGCTTTGGCGGTAAAGAAGTATTTAATTAGCCTAGGAATTAAAGCCAATCGCCTTGGACATGTAGGTTTCGGTCAAGAACAACCCCTTGAGAGTAACGAAACCGAAGAGGGCAGGGCTAAAAACCGTAGAACAGAATTTGTTTTAAGACAACGATAG
- a CDS encoding DUF4249 domain-containing protein — protein MEFRILKYALVATLLLSCEKEIFVDLPPDPTKIVVEGQIEDGGLPILLLSESQAFFQPVDVESVSKTIINDAKVRMVINEGDTIPLRSFCSGDLPDTLRIILARQSGLEFLANPESDICIYTSLDQRARGKINSRYELLINARGQFIKSKTQIPPPVALDSLWYKKDGARDSLGFIWATLSDPANKYNAYRWFAQRINQYTYGPNKGETKDPFPIAPFGSAFEDEFFDGLSFDFVYNRGTYPGSTKNDDQDIEAGYFKEGDTILVKFTTIDESAFQYFRSYYTAIGNTGSPFATPTNIKTNVDGGLGVWVGYGVATDTLVAVDLE, from the coding sequence ATGGAATTTCGCATTTTAAAATACGCTTTGGTAGCCACACTGCTACTATCCTGTGAGAAGGAAATTTTTGTGGATTTGCCTCCAGATCCAACCAAGATTGTGGTGGAAGGTCAAATAGAGGATGGCGGATTACCCATCTTACTGCTGTCAGAAAGTCAAGCCTTTTTCCAACCTGTAGATGTAGAGTCTGTTTCGAAAACCATAATTAACGATGCAAAGGTTAGAATGGTGATTAATGAAGGGGATACCATTCCATTAAGATCTTTTTGCTCGGGAGACCTACCCGATACGCTGCGCATCATTTTGGCAAGGCAAAGTGGGTTAGAATTTTTAGCAAACCCGGAGTCTGATATATGCATATACACCAGTCTGGACCAACGCGCAAGAGGAAAAATAAATAGTCGTTACGAGTTACTTATAAATGCTAGGGGGCAGTTTATTAAATCGAAAACGCAAATTCCTCCACCCGTTGCTTTAGACTCTTTGTGGTATAAAAAAGATGGCGCAAGAGATAGCTTGGGTTTTATTTGGGCTACGCTTTCCGATCCTGCTAATAAGTACAACGCCTACCGCTGGTTTGCACAGCGAATCAATCAATATACCTACGGCCCAAATAAGGGCGAAACTAAGGACCCTTTCCCAATTGCCCCATTTGGATCGGCATTTGAGGATGAATTCTTTGATGGATTAAGCTTTGACTTTGTATATAATAGAGGAACTTATCCAGGTTCCACTAAAAACGATGATCAAGACATAGAAGCAGGATATTTTAAAGAAGGCGACACCATTTTGGTAAAATTCACAACCATTGACGAAAGTGCCTTTCAATACTTTAGATCTTATTACACCGCAATAGGAAATACAGGAAGTCCATTTGCAACCCCAACCAACATAAAAACCAATGTAGATGGGGGATTGGGAGTATGGGTGGGTTACGGTGTAGCCACCGATACGCTGGTCGCAGTCGATTTAGAATAA